A genomic region of Alistipes megaguti contains the following coding sequences:
- a CDS encoding putative LPS assembly protein LptD yields MDKLRVKYIASAAVLVLFAQVVLGGMTPRTIPFSPLEEASGGSGIPALAEAAPAPDSATSGQAFSRPETPPAATTAAGDSDTVGATPATLSRRELRREARAARERARRNAAFNALSQQERDSLFSAQVDSLIARKADSLEMHADSLAVDTMRRDTVRKPRPAGAFLDDPISGKNTDSLVYDVRNKLVYIYNQGDVTYQNSNLKADFMRIDMNSKLVHAYGKPDSLEGRPIITKPEFSDGSASYQMDTITYNLDSKKAKIKGVATQQGDGWLVGGSVKKMPDNTINIENGKYTTCDETDHPHFYLAMTKAKVIPGKKVVTGPAYLVMEDVPIYFLGIPEGFFPISSGPKSGLLMPTYGEEYSKGFFLRDLGYYFTLGDYADLAVRGGIYTLGSWEASAASRYIKRYKYSGSFNMEFSNIKTGEKGEPDYIKQNNFRIQWTHSQDAKANPGSTFSASVNFATSGYSKYSATNLNDILATQTNSSISYSKSWTGTPFSLSANMAISQNSQNQSLSITLPTVVFNVSRFYPFKRKEKMGKDRWYEKISMQYTGKMTNSVTTTESEIFSKKTLENMKNGIEHSIPVSASFNLFNYINVTPSANYTEKWYFKKVEYEWNPVTNQTDTLPTNYGFYRLYNYNLSISSSTTIYGMYDFTKKRRDRKIQAIRHTITPTFGFSYAPDFSDPKYGYYLTRQTDSTGRFTTYSPYAVNAYGVPSSGRSMSMTFSLSQNLEMKVLSKRDTSGVKKIKLIDELRASGSYNFLADSMRLSTISLSFRTTLFKNFGINLSATLDPYRVSPQGVRYDKLFFPGRITSTGWSFGYTFKSREDKSTPAVNDITSIPPEYQNPFYDPYGQMDPVLRRQYMAQSYYDFSLPWNFGFNYAVNYSVSYVNNGTTGYRKNVTQTLGFNGSVNLTPKTGITFQGGYDLKTNKLTTSSISITRDLHCWQMSFSWIPFGYHKSWSFNIGVKAASLSDLKYDKSQSMYDNLY; encoded by the coding sequence TTGGATAAACTGAGGGTAAAATATATCGCATCGGCGGCCGTACTCGTGCTGTTCGCCCAGGTTGTGCTGGGTGGCATGACGCCCCGTACGATTCCCTTTTCACCCCTCGAAGAGGCGTCCGGCGGCTCCGGGATTCCGGCTCTGGCCGAGGCGGCTCCCGCCCCCGACAGCGCCACATCCGGACAGGCGTTCTCCCGACCCGAGACACCACCGGCCGCCACAACGGCCGCGGGGGATTCCGACACCGTGGGGGCCACCCCCGCCACCCTCTCGCGCCGTGAACTGCGCCGTGAAGCCCGTGCCGCGCGCGAACGGGCCCGCCGCAACGCCGCCTTCAATGCCCTGAGCCAGCAGGAGCGCGATTCGCTCTTCTCAGCACAAGTCGACTCGCTCATCGCCCGCAAGGCCGATTCACTCGAGATGCACGCCGACTCGCTGGCCGTCGACACCATGCGCCGCGACACGGTCAGGAAGCCCCGCCCGGCCGGGGCGTTCCTCGACGACCCGATCTCGGGCAAGAATACCGACTCGCTGGTCTACGACGTACGCAACAAGCTGGTCTACATCTACAACCAGGGCGACGTCACCTACCAGAACAGCAACCTCAAGGCCGACTTCATGCGCATCGACATGAATTCGAAACTGGTCCACGCCTACGGAAAACCCGACTCGCTCGAAGGCCGGCCGATCATCACCAAGCCCGAATTCTCGGACGGTTCGGCCTCCTACCAGATGGACACGATCACCTACAACCTCGACTCGAAGAAGGCCAAGATCAAGGGTGTGGCCACGCAGCAGGGCGACGGCTGGCTCGTGGGCGGCAGCGTGAAGAAGATGCCCGACAATACGATCAACATCGAGAACGGCAAGTACACCACCTGCGACGAAACCGACCACCCGCACTTCTACCTGGCGATGACCAAGGCGAAGGTGATCCCCGGCAAGAAAGTCGTCACGGGCCCGGCCTACCTGGTGATGGAGGATGTTCCGATCTACTTCCTGGGCATCCCCGAAGGCTTCTTCCCGATCAGTTCGGGGCCGAAGTCGGGACTGCTGATGCCCACCTACGGCGAGGAGTATTCGAAGGGTTTCTTCCTGCGCGACCTGGGCTACTACTTCACGCTGGGCGACTATGCCGACCTGGCCGTGCGGGGCGGCATCTACACCCTCGGGTCGTGGGAGGCCTCGGCCGCCTCGCGCTACATCAAGCGCTACAAGTACAGCGGCAGCTTCAACATGGAGTTCTCGAACATCAAGACCGGCGAAAAGGGCGAACCCGACTACATCAAGCAGAACAACTTCCGCATCCAGTGGACCCACTCGCAGGATGCGAAGGCCAACCCCGGATCGACCTTCTCGGCCTCGGTGAACTTCGCCACGAGCGGCTACAGCAAGTACTCGGCCACGAACCTCAACGACATTCTGGCCACACAGACCAACTCGTCGATCTCCTACTCGAAGAGCTGGACGGGCACCCCCTTCTCGCTGTCGGCCAACATGGCCATTTCGCAGAACTCGCAGAACCAGTCGCTCTCAATCACCCTTCCGACAGTGGTCTTCAACGTCTCGCGCTTCTACCCCTTCAAGCGCAAGGAGAAGATGGGCAAGGACCGCTGGTACGAGAAGATCTCGATGCAGTATACGGGCAAGATGACCAACTCGGTGACCACCACCGAATCGGAAATCTTCTCCAAAAAGACGCTGGAGAACATGAAGAACGGCATCGAACACTCGATCCCGGTTTCGGCATCGTTCAACCTGTTCAACTACATCAACGTCACGCCGTCGGCCAACTACACCGAAAAGTGGTACTTCAAGAAGGTCGAATACGAGTGGAACCCGGTGACGAACCAGACCGACACACTGCCGACGAACTACGGCTTCTACCGCCTGTACAACTATAACTTAAGCATCTCGTCGTCGACGACCATCTACGGCATGTACGACTTCACCAAGAAGCGCCGCGACCGCAAGATCCAGGCCATCCGCCATACCATCACGCCGACCTTCGGCTTCTCCTACGCCCCGGACTTCAGCGACCCGAAATACGGCTACTACCTCACGCGGCAGACCGACTCGACGGGCCGCTTCACGACCTATTCGCCCTACGCCGTCAATGCCTATGGCGTACCGTCGTCCGGGCGGTCGATGTCGATGACCTTTTCGCTGTCGCAGAACCTCGAGATGAAGGTATTATCGAAGCGCGATACCTCGGGTGTGAAGAAGATCAAGCTCATCGACGAACTGCGCGCCAGCGGTTCGTACAACTTCCTGGCCGACTCGATGCGGCTGTCGACCATCTCGCTGTCGTTCCGCACGACGCTCTTCAAGAACTTCGGCATCAACCTCTCGGCCACACTCGACCCCTATCGCGTTTCGCCGCAGGGCGTGCGCTACGACAAACTCTTCTTCCCGGGGCGCATCACCTCGACGGGCTGGTCGTTCGGCTATACGTTCAAGTCGCGCGAGGACAAGAGCACCCCGGCCGTCAACGACATCACGTCGATCCCTCCGGAGTACCAGAACCCCTTCTACGATCCCTACGGGCAGATGGATCCCGTGCTGCGGCGACAATACATGGCACAGAGCTACTATGACTTCTCGCTGCCGTGGAACTTCGGCTTCAACTATGCGGTGAACTACTCCGTCTCGTACGTCAACAACGGTACGACGGGCTACCGCAAGAACGTCACCCAAACGCTGGGATTCAACGGTTCGGTGAACCTTACGCCGAAAACGGGTATCACCTTCCAGGGCGGTTACGACCTGAAGACCAACAAGTTGACTACTTCGTCGATCTCCATCACGCGCGACCTGCATTGCTGGCAGATGTCCTTCTCGTGGATTCCGTTCGGCTACCACAAGAGCTGGAGTTTCAACATCGGTGTAAAGGCGGCATCACTCTCCGACCTGAAGTACGACAAGTCGCAGTCGATGTACGACAACCTCTATTAG
- a CDS encoding MlaD family protein codes for MKREVKIGIFAVLMLVAAWAGIRFLKGFDIFGRNAVYYASYDQISGLQAASPIMMKGVKIGTVTGIAFNPERSQNVVLQFTIKRQYRIPIDSEAKIYSDGLMGGKAIEIVYGSSDEYLEKGDTLRSVRGRDLMDMAGSELEFFKQKVSRLTDDLSRTLNNINQLLETNAGHVNGTMAHLDALSSDLAEVLDAQKRNLSSAVENLSAFSVMLGENAPRVDSMMNNLNRITTELAEAEFASRLTETVEEFDALVVQIRQGEGTVGRLLNDPALYESLTEASDNLASLLADLEQYPGRYVHFSLFGRNPEKMKARAERQAARQAERAERDSLKALR; via the coding sequence ATGAAAAGAGAAGTCAAGATCGGAATATTTGCCGTGTTGATGCTCGTGGCCGCCTGGGCCGGAATCCGTTTTCTGAAGGGGTTCGACATCTTCGGCCGCAACGCCGTCTATTACGCCTCGTACGATCAGATCAGCGGTCTGCAGGCTGCTTCGCCCATCATGATGAAGGGGGTCAAGATCGGTACCGTGACCGGCATTGCGTTCAATCCCGAGCGCAGCCAGAATGTCGTGCTGCAGTTCACCATCAAACGCCAGTACCGGATCCCGATCGATTCGGAGGCTAAAATCTACAGCGACGGCCTGATGGGTGGCAAGGCCATCGAAATCGTCTACGGTTCGTCGGACGAGTATCTCGAAAAGGGCGATACGCTGCGTTCGGTGCGCGGCCGCGACCTGATGGATATGGCCGGTTCGGAGCTGGAGTTCTTCAAGCAGAAGGTTTCGCGGCTTACCGACGACCTTTCGCGTACGCTCAACAACATCAACCAGCTGCTCGAAACCAATGCCGGGCACGTCAACGGTACGATGGCCCATCTCGATGCCCTGTCGAGTGATCTGGCCGAGGTGCTCGATGCGCAGAAACGGAATCTGTCCTCGGCCGTCGAAAACCTCTCGGCCTTCTCCGTAATGCTCGGCGAAAATGCCCCGCGGGTCGACAGCATGATGAACAACCTGAACCGCATCACCACGGAGCTGGCCGAGGCGGAGTTCGCAAGCCGTCTCACCGAAACGGTGGAGGAGTTCGATGCGCTGGTTGTGCAGATCCGCCAGGGAGAGGGAACCGTCGGCCGGTTGCTGAACGATCCGGCGCTCTACGAATCGCTCACCGAGGCCAGCGACAATCTGGCGTCGCTGCTGGCCGATCTGGAGCAGTATCCCGGACGCTACGTCCACTTCTCGCTCTTCGGCCGCAATCCCGAGAAGATGAAGGCCCGGGCCGAACGGCAGGCCGCCCGCCAGGCCGAACGTGCCGAGCGCGATTCGTTGAAGGCCCTGCGCTGA
- a CDS encoding N-acetylmuramoyl-L-alanine amidase, with translation MRMRLLLLLAFAAAVVSINAVAAGNIVHGVSVVVIDAGHGGKFPGAHYGGVYEKDLTLKVALKLGKLIEEGMPGVKVVYTRTTDKALGADLASDLQARADIANNAGGDLFISIHANAAPKATSVRGVETLIMGETPKEQRYNENALYESNREDLIDMSDERTAAIVRAYIQNLQFTYGEYSMAIARCIQTSYAKAGRNSRGVKRQLLRVLYATDMPGALTEIGFMTNAQELAYMKSDKGQNEIASSIYRAVKEYSAYVLKTRRAEEGASVKETTLPAGTSQSAGTQQSTPKPAADSAKASGKGAANSTQPSVAGKVSGENASATKESAAKGAVAKESAAQQPLRYAVQVLASAKSIPLNSAQFRSYRGKVRQYTSQGRFPYKYCVGEFESRTAAQRKAAEVRKIFPEAFVVCCRGTQIVNN, from the coding sequence ATGCGCATGCGCCTTTTGTTGCTCCTCGCCTTTGCGGCGGCCGTCGTCTCTATCAACGCGGTTGCCGCCGGGAATATTGTGCACGGAGTCAGCGTGGTGGTCATCGACGCCGGGCACGGCGGCAAATTCCCCGGGGCACACTACGGCGGTGTCTACGAAAAGGACCTCACGCTGAAGGTGGCCCTCAAGCTCGGCAAGCTGATTGAGGAGGGGATGCCCGGGGTGAAGGTCGTCTATACGCGGACGACCGACAAGGCCCTCGGCGCCGATCTGGCCTCGGATCTCCAGGCCCGGGCCGATATCGCCAACAATGCCGGCGGCGACCTCTTTATCTCGATCCATGCCAATGCTGCGCCGAAAGCTACCTCGGTCCGGGGTGTCGAGACGCTCATCATGGGCGAAACCCCCAAGGAGCAGCGCTACAACGAAAATGCCCTCTACGAAAGCAACCGCGAGGATCTGATCGACATGTCGGACGAACGTACGGCAGCCATCGTGCGGGCCTATATTCAGAATCTGCAGTTCACCTACGGCGAATACAGCATGGCCATCGCCCGTTGCATTCAGACGAGCTATGCCAAGGCCGGCCGCAATTCGCGCGGCGTGAAGCGTCAGCTGCTGCGCGTGCTCTACGCCACGGACATGCCCGGTGCGCTGACCGAGATCGGATTCATGACCAATGCCCAGGAGCTGGCCTACATGAAGTCCGACAAGGGACAGAATGAAATTGCCTCGTCGATCTACCGTGCCGTGAAGGAGTATTCGGCCTATGTGCTGAAGACGCGTCGGGCCGAGGAGGGCGCCTCGGTGAAGGAGACGACCCTGCCGGCCGGCACCTCCCAATCCGCCGGCACGCAGCAGTCGACTCCGAAGCCGGCCGCCGATTCGGCCAAGGCCTCCGGCAAGGGGGCCGCGAACTCCACGCAGCCGTCCGTCGCAGGAAAGGTTTCGGGCGAAAACGCCTCCGCCACAAAAGAGTCCGCCGCAAAGGGGGCCGTTGCGAAAGAGTCTGCCGCGCAGCAGCCGTTGCGCTATGCGGTGCAGGTGCTGGCTTCGGCCAAGAGCATCCCGCTCAATTCGGCGCAGTTCCGCTCGTATCGCGGCAAGGTGCGGCAGTATACCTCACAGGGGCGTTTCCCCTATAAATATTGTGTCGGCGAGTTCGAAAGCCGTACCGCCGCACAGCGCAAGGCTGCCGAAGTGCGCAAAATTTTCCCCGAAGCCTTCGTGGTCTGCTGTCGGGGTACGCAAATTGTAAACAACTAG